The Lycium barbarum isolate Lr01 chromosome 12, ASM1917538v2, whole genome shotgun sequence genome includes a region encoding these proteins:
- the LOC132625210 gene encoding nuclear intron maturase 1, mitochondrial, whose product MSVRTKMKQLPGTKSVRYPWQQRRQISQNPESLLKEDPLEILSNLWIKTFSQPQNPFANLIGFLSKLDLWVLAYQRTYAHLTGSFPPRNALHSHVLSDLLSLRNTVIRGKFLWNTKTHQLIRGPNEKPITQHHLSRRQLQSILTSETPPFQDILVQQVLLMIFEPIFEPRFSSKSHAFRPGRNPHTVIRTIRSNFAGYLWFLKCDISEVLDNVDVNVVVASLEKAIKDKKVLNLIKSGLRAPANSRLGEEDEEDSKKKKKGRTKKRILNENERKPDPYWLRTFFDFAPQEAAKIPNYGCCGILSPLLANVCLIELDHMMEQKIVEFFRPCERDTIWKYSMDDGCHNPAWPEFVPSSGKEKTRKMDFIRFGGHFLVGIRGPRQDAVEMRKEIIEFCERTFGVRLDNSKIEVEHISRGIQFLDHIICRRVIYPTLRYTASGGNIVSEKGVGTLLSVSASLQQCIRQFRKLKLVKGDKDPEPLPCTPMLYSGQAHTNSQMNKFLETMADWFRYADNRRKVIGFCAYVVRSSLAKLYAARYRLKSRAKVYKIASRDLSRPLREHTNNSAPEYSDLLRMGLVDAIEGVQFSRMSSIPSCDYTPFPRNWIPDHEKVLHEYINLQEPKFFYQLHKQHRICLPQDEISHIVWQYKTLGVRRRLCGDKGIENASEKVIMNVT is encoded by the coding sequence ATGTCAGTGAGAACAAAAATGAAGCAGCTTCCGGGCACAAAATCCGTGCGCTACCCGTGGCAACAGCGTCGCCAGATTTCACAAAATCCTGAATCCCTGCTCAAGGAAGATCCGTTGGAAATCCTGTCTAATCTGTGGATCAAAACATTCTCTCAACCCCAAAACCCCTTCGCTAACCTCATTGGCTTTCTCTCAAAACTCGACCTCTGGGTCCTCGCTTACCAGCGCACATACGCTCATCTCACTGGTTCATTCCCGCCTCGCAATGCTCTCCACTCCCACGTCCTATCCGATCTCTTATCCCTCCGGAATACTGTTATCCGTGGTAAATTCCTTTGGAATACAAAAACCCATCAATTAATTCGTGGCCCTAATGAAAAACCCATTACACAGCACCACCTCTCTAGGCGTCAGCTCCAATCTATACTCACGTCCGAAACGCCGCCGTTTCAGGACATTCTGGTACAACAAGTTTTACTTATGATTTTTGAACCCATTTTTGAGCCTAGGTTTTCATCGAAGTCCCATGCTTTTCGCCCTGGCAGGAATCCCCATACTGTTATTAGGACCATTAGAAGCAACTTTGCTGGTTATTTGTGGTTTCTGAAATGTGATATTAGTGAGGTTcttgataatgttgatgttaatgttgttgtggCTAGTCTTGAAAAAGCTATTAAGGATAAGAAAGTGCTGAACTTGATAAAGTCGGGGTTGAGAGCTCCAGCGAATAGTCGTCTAGGAGAGGAGGACGAAGAGGATagcaagaagaaaaagaaggggCGGACAAAGAAGAGGATTCTGAATGAGAATGAGCGCAAACCAGACCCTTATTGGTTAAGGACATTCTTTGATTTTGCTCCACAGGAGGCTGCTAAGATACCCAATTATGGTTGTTGTGGAATTCTTAGTCCTTTGCTGGCTAATGTATGTCTTATTGAGCTTGACCATATGATGGAACAGAAAATAGTTGAGTTTTTTAGGCCTTGTGAGCGAGACACaatatggaaatattctatggaTGATGGTTGTCATAATCCTGCTTGGCCTGAGTTTGTTCCTTCGAGTGGGAAAGAGAAGACGAGGAAGATGGATTTTATTAGGTTTGGGGGTCATTTCTTGGTTGGAATTCGAGGGCCTAGACAAGATGCGGTGGAAATGAGGAAAGAGATAATCGAATTTTGTGAGAGGACTTTTGGGGTCAGGTTGGACAATTCAAAAATAGAAGTTGAGCATATTAGTAGGGGAATTCAGTTCCTGGATCATATTATTTGCCGTCGTGTTATTTATCCAACTCTACGTTACACCGCTAGTGGTGGTAATATAGTGAGTGAGAAAGGTGTAGGGACTTTGCTTTCAGTCTCTGCTAGCTTGCAACAATGTATTCGCCAGTTTCGAAAGCTGAAGCTTGTGAAAGGTGATAAGGATCCAGAGCCACTGCCTTGCACACCAATGCTTTACTCAGGTCAAGCTCATACTAATTCTCAAATGAACAAATTCCTTGAGACAATGGCTGATTGGTTCAGATATGCAGATAATCGGAGAAAAGTTATTGGCTTTTGTGCATATGTGGTTCGTAGCTCTCTGGCTAAGTTATATGCTGCCCGATATAGACTGAAATCTCGTGCCAAGGTTTATAAGATTGCCTCGCGTGATTTAAGCCGTCCATTGAGGGAACACACCAACAATTCTGCACCTGAGTATTCAGATCTTTTGAGGATGGGACTTGTTGATGCAATTGAAGGTGTTCAGTTTTCCCGCATGTCTTCAATCCCGTCATGTGATTATACTCCATTCCCAAGGAATTGGATCCCTGATCACGAGAAGGTGTTGCATGAGTATATCAACTTACAGGAGCCTAAGTTCTTCTATCAGCTGCACAAACAGCATCGTATATGTTTACCTCAAGATGAGATATCTCATATTGTGTGGCAGTATAAGACTCTTGGGGTGCGAAGGAGGTTATGTGGTGACAAGGGGATCGAAAATGCTTCTGAGAAGGTAATCATGAATGTGACATGA